In Edaphobacter lichenicola, a single genomic region encodes these proteins:
- a CDS encoding putative quinol monooxygenase, producing the protein MEAIGLLVTLEARPGKEAEAEVFLNSAQPLALNENGTLKWYAIKLGPGRFGIFDTFANEAGRNAHLTGEIAKALGARANELFATPPKIEKVEILATTPLKN; encoded by the coding sequence ATGGAAGCAATCGGATTGCTAGTCACGCTCGAAGCACGCCCAGGCAAGGAAGCTGAAGCCGAAGTTTTTCTAAACTCGGCTCAGCCCCTCGCGCTCAATGAAAATGGGACCCTGAAATGGTATGCGATCAAGCTTGGGCCGGGGAGGTTCGGCATCTTCGACACCTTTGCAAATGAAGCGGGCCGCAATGCTCATCTGACTGGCGAGATTGCGAAGGCGTTGGGGGCGCGGGCTAACGAATTGTTCGCGACTCCTCCGAAGATCGAAAAAGTGGAGATC